The genomic DNA ACTTTGTGGCGAGCGGCAGTTTGTTCGCAGCCAGTCGCAAAGCCTCGCGCGCTATCTCTTCAGACACGCCTTCCATTTCGTACAGGATCCTGCCAGGCTTGATGACACAGACCCATGAATCGGGAGAGCCCTTTCCCTTGCCCATACGAGTTTCGGCAGGCTTAGCGGTAAGCGGCTTATCAGGAAAAATACGGATCCAGATCTTGCCGCCCCTTTTTATGTAACGGGTCATCGCGATACGCGCAGCTTCGATCTGACGGGAATCCAGCCAGCAGCACTCAGTGGCCTGAAGTCCGAAGTCACCGAAAGCAAGGGAGGTACCGCGGCCTGCAGCGCCTGTCATTCTCCCTTTCATCTGCTTTCTATGTTTAACTCTCTTGGGCATTAACATCGCAAGCTTACTCCTGTTTCTATTTTTGACCGGGCAGAATCTCACCTTTATAGATGAGGACTTTAAC from Geobacter sp. DSM 9736 includes the following:
- the rplP gene encoding 50S ribosomal protein L16, whose product is MLMPKRVKHRKQMKGRMTGAAGRGTSLAFGDFGLQATECCWLDSRQIEAARIAMTRYIKRGGKIWIRIFPDKPLTAKPAETRMGKGKGSPDSWVCVIKPGRILYEMEGVSEEIAREALRLAANKLPLATKFVSRKEIYEGE